A region from the Geobacillus vulcani PSS1 genome encodes:
- the rlmD gene encoding 23S rRNA (uracil(1939)-C(5))-methyltransferase RlmD: MAKQQAPVAKNDYYDVTFTDLTHDGLGVAKVDGFPLFVKNALPGERAKVKVIKVKKGYGYGRLIELYEPSPDRVEPPCPVYRQCGGCQLQHLSYEGQLKAKEKQVKEVLARIGKLEHVTVHPVIGMKNPWRYRNKAQVPVGEREGGLVAGFYKERSHEIIDMDSCLIQQEKNDVVVQAVKRIAERYGVPPYDELTHRGVLRHIVARCGAATGEVMVVLVTRTDHLPHKQEIVRDIIRAIPNVKSIVQNINPERTNVIFGANTRVLWGSEFITDRIGDIQFAISARSFYQVNPEQTKVLYDKALEYAALTGAETVMDAYCGIGTISLFLAKKAKHVYGVEIVPEAIADAKRNAELNGITNVTFEVGAAEDVIPRWYQEGIRADCLVVDPPRKGCDAALLETIIAMRPPRVVYVSCNPATLARDLRILEDGGYETIEVQPVDMFPHTAHVECVAKLQWRM; encoded by the coding sequence ATGGCGAAACAACAAGCACCAGTCGCCAAAAACGACTATTATGACGTCACATTCACCGATTTGACCCATGACGGGCTCGGCGTGGCGAAAGTGGACGGCTTTCCGTTGTTCGTGAAAAACGCGCTTCCTGGCGAGCGGGCCAAAGTGAAGGTGATCAAAGTGAAAAAAGGATACGGGTACGGCCGTCTCATCGAGCTGTACGAACCGAGCCCCGACCGCGTCGAGCCCCCGTGCCCCGTCTATCGTCAATGCGGAGGCTGCCAGCTGCAGCACCTGAGCTACGAAGGCCAGCTGAAGGCGAAAGAGAAGCAAGTGAAAGAAGTGCTCGCCCGCATCGGCAAGCTAGAACATGTCACCGTCCATCCCGTCATCGGGATGAAGAACCCATGGCGCTACCGAAACAAGGCGCAAGTGCCGGTCGGCGAGCGCGAAGGGGGGCTGGTCGCCGGATTTTACAAAGAGCGCAGCCACGAAATCATCGACATGGACTCCTGTCTCATCCAGCAGGAGAAAAACGACGTCGTCGTCCAAGCGGTGAAACGGATCGCTGAGCGCTACGGCGTCCCGCCGTACGATGAACTCACCCACCGCGGCGTGCTCCGCCATATTGTCGCCCGCTGCGGCGCGGCGACGGGCGAGGTGATGGTCGTGCTCGTCACCCGCACCGACCATTTGCCTCATAAACAAGAGATCGTCCGCGACATCATCCGCGCCATTCCGAACGTCAAATCGATCGTGCAAAACATCAACCCCGAGCGGACGAACGTCATTTTCGGCGCTAACACGCGGGTGTTATGGGGAAGCGAGTTCATCACCGACCGCATCGGTGACATCCAATTCGCCATCTCCGCCCGCTCGTTTTACCAAGTCAACCCGGAACAGACGAAAGTGCTGTATGACAAAGCGCTCGAGTATGCTGCGCTGACCGGAGCGGAGACGGTTATGGACGCCTACTGTGGCATCGGCACGATCTCGCTCTTTTTAGCCAAAAAAGCGAAGCATGTCTACGGCGTCGAAATCGTCCCCGAAGCGATCGCAGACGCCAAGCGCAACGCCGAGCTGAACGGCATCACAAACGTCACCTTCGAAGTCGGCGCCGCCGAAGACGTCATCCCGCGTTGGTATCAGGAAGGCATCCGGGCTGACTGTCTTGTTGTCGACCCACCGCGCAAAGGCTGTGACGCCGCGCTGCTCGAGACGATCATCGCCATGAGACCGCCGCGCGTCGTCTACGTCTCGTGCAACCCCGCCACCTTGGCCCGCGACTTGCGCATCTTAGAGGACGGCGGCTATGAAACGATCGAAGTCCAGCCGGTCGACATGTTTCCCCATACGGCGCATGTGGAGTGCGTGGCGAAATTGCAATGGCGGATGTAA
- a CDS encoding diacylglycerol kinase has product MKRARMIYNPTSGRELFKRHLPDVLVRLEKAGYETSCHATEGPGDATKAARQAVEREFDLVIAAGGDGTINEVVNGLANQPYRPKLGVIPVGTTNDFARAIGVPRTIEGACEVIATGEPVPIDIGCVTNEDKTRYFINIAGGGRLTELTYEVPSRLKTMLGQLAYYLKGIEMLPSIKATEAQIEYDGKLFEGEIMMFLVSLTNSVGGFEKLAPDSSLNDGLFDFIIVKKTNLAEFVRLVTLAARGEHINDPHIIYTKANRVKVRSPMQLNLDGEFGGMLPGEFVNLYHHLEVIMPKDKAEQVRTGS; this is encoded by the coding sequence ATGAAACGAGCTCGAATGATCTATAATCCGACATCGGGGCGCGAGCTGTTTAAGCGCCATTTGCCCGATGTGCTCGTTCGGTTGGAAAAAGCGGGCTATGAAACGTCGTGCCACGCCACCGAGGGTCCGGGAGATGCGACAAAAGCCGCTCGACAAGCGGTGGAACGTGAATTTGACCTCGTGATCGCCGCCGGCGGTGACGGAACGATCAACGAGGTGGTCAATGGACTGGCTAATCAACCGTACCGGCCCAAACTGGGAGTCATCCCGGTAGGGACGACGAACGATTTCGCCCGCGCCATCGGCGTGCCGCGCACGATCGAAGGGGCCTGCGAGGTGATCGCCACGGGCGAGCCCGTACCGATTGACATCGGCTGTGTGACGAACGAAGACAAAACACGCTATTTCATCAACATCGCGGGCGGCGGCCGTCTGACGGAGCTCACCTACGAAGTGCCGAGCAGGCTGAAAACGATGCTTGGCCAGCTTGCTTATTACTTAAAAGGGATCGAGATGCTTCCGTCCATTAAGGCGACCGAAGCGCAAATCGAGTACGACGGCAAACTGTTTGAAGGCGAGATTATGATGTTTTTGGTTTCGCTCACGAACTCAGTCGGCGGCTTTGAAAAACTGGCGCCTGACTCGTCACTCAATGATGGCCTCTTTGATTTCATCATCGTCAAAAAAACGAATTTGGCCGAATTTGTCCGTCTTGTGACGCTGGCGGCGCGCGGGGAGCATATCAACGACCCGCATATCATTTATACGAAAGCGAACCGGGTAAAGGTGCGGTCGCCGATGCAGCTGAACTTAGACGGGGAATTCGGCGGCATGCTTCCAGGAGAGTTTGTCAATTTGTACCACCATTTGGAAGTCATCATGCCGAAAGACAAGGCGGAACAAGTGAGAACAGGGTCATAA
- a CDS encoding flotillin family protein, with the protein MVAPWLIVIGVVVLLLVGLIAIFIARYRTVGPDEALIVTGSYLGSKNVHVDESGNKIKIVRGGGTFVVPIFQQAEPLSLLSIKLDVQTPEVYTEQGVPVMADGVAIIKVGSSISEIATAAEQFLGKTRQDMENEAKEVLEGHLRSILGSMTVEEIYKNRDKFSQEVQRVASQDLAKMGLVIVSFTIKDVRDKNGYLDALGKPRIAQVKRDADIATAEAEKETRIKRAEADKEARKAELERLTEIAEAEKINQLKLAEFRREQDIAKARADQAYHLEEAKAKQEVMAQQMQIKIIERQKQIELEEKEILRRERQYDSEVKKKADAERYAIEQKAAAEKAKQIAEADAQKYRVETLAKAEAERIRLDGLAKAEAEKAKGEAEAEIIRLKGLAEAEAKQKIAEAFERYGQAAVLDMIIKMLPEYAKQVASPLANIEKLTIVDTGSGTNGGANRVTGYATNLMASLQETLKASTGIDVKQLLENLTTSGAASAVTAKPIASEQANASES; encoded by the coding sequence ATGGTTGCGCCATGGTTGATTGTTATTGGCGTTGTCGTCTTGCTTCTCGTCGGACTCATTGCCATTTTTATCGCCCGCTACCGCACGGTCGGGCCGGATGAGGCGCTTATTGTCACCGGCAGCTATTTAGGAAGCAAAAACGTCCACGTGGACGAATCGGGAAACAAAATTAAAATCGTCCGCGGCGGCGGCACGTTTGTCGTGCCGATTTTCCAGCAGGCCGAGCCGCTCAGTTTATTGTCGATCAAGCTCGACGTGCAGACGCCGGAAGTGTATACGGAACAAGGTGTGCCCGTCATGGCGGACGGAGTGGCGATCATCAAAGTCGGAAGTTCGATCAGCGAAATCGCGACCGCGGCCGAACAGTTTTTAGGTAAAACGCGCCAAGACATGGAAAACGAAGCGAAAGAAGTGCTTGAAGGCCATCTCCGCTCGATCCTCGGATCGATGACGGTGGAGGAAATTTACAAAAACCGCGACAAATTCTCGCAAGAAGTGCAGCGCGTCGCCTCGCAAGATCTCGCGAAAATGGGGCTTGTCATCGTCTCGTTCACGATCAAAGACGTGCGCGACAAAAACGGCTATCTCGACGCGCTCGGGAAGCCGCGCATCGCCCAAGTGAAGCGCGACGCCGATATTGCGACGGCCGAAGCGGAGAAAGAGACGCGCATCAAGCGGGCCGAAGCGGATAAAGAAGCGCGCAAAGCGGAGCTCGAGCGGCTGACGGAAATCGCCGAAGCGGAAAAAATCAACCAGCTCAAGCTCGCTGAATTCCGCCGCGAACAAGACATCGCCAAAGCGCGCGCCGACCAGGCGTACCATCTTGAAGAAGCGAAGGCCAAGCAAGAAGTGATGGCCCAACAAATGCAAATTAAAATCATTGAGCGGCAAAAACAAATTGAGCTCGAAGAAAAAGAAATTTTGCGCCGCGAGCGGCAATACGACTCGGAAGTGAAGAAAAAAGCCGACGCCGAACGCTACGCGATCGAACAAAAAGCGGCGGCGGAAAAGGCGAAACAAATCGCTGAAGCCGACGCGCAAAAATACCGCGTTGAGACGCTTGCCAAAGCGGAAGCCGAGCGCATCCGTCTCGACGGGCTGGCGAAAGCCGAGGCCGAGAAAGCGAAAGGGGAGGCGGAAGCGGAAATTATCCGCCTAAAAGGTCTCGCCGAAGCGGAAGCGAAACAAAAGATTGCCGAAGCGTTCGAACGCTATGGCCAGGCGGCCGTGCTCGACATGATCATCAAAATGCTTCCGGAATACGCGAAACAAGTCGCGAGCCCGCTTGCGAACATCGAGAAGCTGACGATCGTCGATACGGGATCGGGAACAAACGGCGGCGCCAATCGCGTCACGGGATACGCGACGAACTTAATGGCGAGCCTGCAAGAGACGTTAAAAGCATCGACCGGCATCGATGTCAAGCAGCTGCTTGAAAATCTCACAACGAGCGGCGCAGCATCGGCCGTCACGGCTAAGCCAATCGCTTCCGAACAGGCGAATGCGAGCGAGTCATAA
- a CDS encoding membrane protein, translating to MIFGHPPEVIYGIVLVVSALLTVLYFFFSDVLDGLFDVADHPLFSPQLVLSFFIVASAVGLLAEWYTDWASRWIVWLSVGVALVVVLLLHFFVFLPLRSAEASIGYTDAELEGSLAKVIVSVPPDGFGEILISRQSGAVAKAAKSANNEAIPSGEEVIIVQMENGVAVVARHDPYHLSI from the coding sequence ATGATTTTTGGCCATCCGCCTGAGGTCATATATGGGATCGTGCTGGTGGTCAGTGCGCTGCTGACGGTGTTGTATTTTTTCTTCAGCGATGTGCTTGACGGTCTGTTCGATGTGGCCGATCATCCGCTGTTCAGCCCGCAGCTCGTCTTATCGTTTTTCATCGTCGCGAGCGCGGTCGGTTTGTTGGCGGAATGGTATACGGATTGGGCGTCGCGGTGGATCGTTTGGCTGAGCGTCGGCGTGGCGCTTGTCGTGGTGTTGCTTTTGCACTTTTTCGTTTTTTTGCCGCTTCGGTCGGCTGAGGCGTCAATTGGGTATACAGATGCCGAGTTGGAAGGGTCGCTGGCGAAGGTGATCGTGTCCGTGCCGCCGGATGGGTTTGGCGAAATTCTCATCTCCCGTCAAAGCGGTGCGGTGGCCAAAGCGGCGAAAAGCGCAAACAATGAGGCCATTCCGTCAGGGGAAGAGGTCATTATCGTGCAAATGGAAAACGGCGTCGCTGTGGTAGCGAGGCACGATCCGTATCATCTTTCCATCTAA
- a CDS encoding RNA-guided endonuclease InsQ/TnpB family protein, translated as MIKTYKVMLLPNNKQRTKLFECAGVSRWAYNWALATQQENYKNGGTFLNDNELRKMLTQLKKQKEYAWLNHYSNNITKQAIKDACQAYKNFFEGRTKFPKFKSKKRSKPSFYQDTAKIKITKTHVKLEKLTTSKKKNKQKLNDVKLAEKGRIPTGSNIKYLNPRITFDGINWWLTIGVEEVENKNQNYTDGIGIDLGVKDLAVVSNGQKFRNINKSNKVKKLEKRLKRLQRKRSRKYEKNKIKTEGGEFRYRKTNNIKKLEFLVRKTYRRLKHIRHNYIHQITASLVKTKPEYVVMESLNTHGMLKNRKLSKAIQEQTFHEFTRQMEYKCAWNGIKLILADRFFPSSKTCSHCGAVKEKLSLSERTFVCDECGNKIDRDVNASINLKKYGKSIA; from the coding sequence ATGATCAAGACTTATAAAGTTATGCTTTTGCCAAACAATAAGCAAAGAACAAAGTTATTTGAGTGTGCAGGCGTATCCCGATGGGCATACAATTGGGCATTGGCTACACAACAAGAAAACTACAAAAATGGCGGAACGTTTTTAAACGATAATGAGTTAAGGAAAATGCTGACACAATTAAAAAAGCAAAAAGAATATGCTTGGCTTAACCATTACTCAAATAATATAACAAAACAAGCAATTAAAGATGCCTGTCAAGCGTACAAAAACTTCTTTGAAGGCAGGACGAAGTTTCCAAAATTTAAGTCAAAAAAGAGAAGCAAACCAAGTTTTTATCAAGATACAGCAAAAATAAAAATCACAAAAACGCATGTAAAATTGGAAAAGCTGACTACTTCGAAGAAAAAGAACAAGCAAAAATTGAATGATGTTAAGTTAGCTGAAAAAGGCAGAATCCCAACAGGGAGTAATATAAAATATCTCAACCCAAGAATCACGTTTGACGGAATAAATTGGTGGCTTACTATTGGAGTTGAAGAAGTTGAAAACAAAAACCAAAATTATACTGACGGCATAGGCATCGATTTAGGGGTGAAAGATTTAGCTGTCGTTAGCAACGGGCAGAAGTTTCGCAATATAAACAAATCAAACAAAGTGAAGAAGTTGGAGAAAAGGCTGAAACGGTTGCAACGTAAACGATCAAGGAAATATGAGAAAAATAAAATAAAAACAGAAGGAGGTGAATTCCGTTACAGAAAAACAAACAATATAAAAAAGTTGGAATTCCTTGTTCGAAAGACCTATCGAAGGCTAAAACACATCAGGCACAATTATATTCATCAAATCACTGCATCTTTGGTGAAAACCAAGCCAGAGTATGTAGTCATGGAGAGCTTAAATACTCATGGAATGCTAAAGAACAGAAAGCTATCGAAAGCCATCCAAGAACAAACATTCCATGAGTTCACGAGACAGATGGAATATAAGTGTGCTTGGAATGGGATCAAGTTGATACTTGCCGATCGATTCTTTCCTTCGTCTAAAACTTGCAGCCATTGTGGGGCTGTAAAAGAGAAACTTTCTTTGTCAGAAAGAACGTTTGTATGTGATGAATGTGGAAATAAAATAGACAGGGATGTGAACGCAAGTATAAACTTAAAAAAATATGGTAAGTCAATAGCCTAG
- a CDS encoding DUF962 domain-containing protein, which yields MRFRDYEEFWPFYLTQHRKRATRWWHFVGTSVVFLFIIIAAVTGNAWWLLGAPIAVYTLAWFSHFFIEGNKPATFGHPLWSLRADFHMYGLMLTGRLGRELERIGLSEDRTVRQNGWEQR from the coding sequence GTGAGATTCCGCGACTATGAAGAATTTTGGCCGTTCTATTTGACCCAGCACCGCAAACGAGCGACGCGGTGGTGGCATTTTGTCGGAACGAGTGTTGTCTTTTTGTTCATCATCATCGCGGCTGTAACGGGGAATGCATGGTGGCTGCTTGGCGCGCCGATTGCCGTCTACACGCTCGCTTGGTTCAGCCACTTTTTTATCGAAGGAAACAAACCCGCCACCTTTGGCCACCCGCTTTGGTCGCTCCGAGCTGATTTTCACATGTACGGGCTGATGCTTACGGGACGCTTGGGGCGTGAGCTTGAGCGGATTGGGCTTTCAGAGGATCGGACTGTCAGGCAAAATGGATGGGAACAGCGATAA
- a CDS encoding S1C family serine protease: MDMMPFEPTPTPQPKRRGRFVSWLAASVAGAVIGSAATWYVAPKWLNQEGAAPTQAAQTTEQKSDALPLQPTANTKTNMIAAINKVADAVVGVVNIQKQVDFFSDQAQDTEAGTGSGVIFKKEGNTAYIVTNNHVIEGANKVEVALANGKKVKADIVGADALTDLAVLKIPADGVTKVASFGDSANVQIGEPVAAIGNPLGLDLSRTVTEGIVSGKRTMPVSTSAGDWEIDVIQTDAAINPGNSGGALINSAGQVIGINSMKIAETGVEGLGFAIPSENVKPIVEQLMKDGKVKRPYLGVQLVDVADLSDDVRADELKLPSNVTYGAAITSVEPFSPAADAGLKSKDVITAINGQKIDSVSALRKYLYTKTAVGDRIKLTIYRDGFETTVSVTLKARENSQS, translated from the coding sequence ATGGACATGATGCCATTTGAACCAACCCCTACTCCGCAGCCGAAACGGCGCGGCCGCTTCGTATCGTGGCTTGCTGCTTCTGTCGCTGGGGCGGTGATCGGCAGCGCAGCGACATGGTATGTGGCACCGAAATGGTTGAATCAAGAAGGCGCCGCCCCCACTCAAGCGGCGCAAACGACTGAGCAAAAAAGCGACGCCTTGCCGCTGCAGCCGACGGCGAATACGAAAACGAACATGATCGCCGCCATCAACAAAGTCGCCGATGCCGTCGTCGGCGTCGTCAACATCCAGAAGCAAGTCGACTTTTTCTCCGATCAAGCGCAAGATACCGAAGCTGGGACAGGCTCAGGCGTGATTTTCAAAAAAGAGGGCAATACGGCGTACATTGTGACGAACAACCATGTCATCGAAGGAGCGAATAAAGTCGAGGTGGCGCTCGCGAACGGCAAAAAAGTGAAAGCGGACATCGTCGGCGCTGATGCGCTGACGGACCTCGCCGTCTTGAAAATTCCAGCTGATGGCGTAACGAAAGTGGCGAGCTTCGGCGACTCGGCGAACGTGCAAATCGGTGAGCCGGTCGCGGCCATCGGCAACCCGCTTGGTCTTGACTTGTCGCGGACGGTGACGGAAGGAATCGTCAGCGGCAAACGGACGATGCCGGTGTCCACTTCAGCGGGCGACTGGGAGATTGACGTCATCCAGACGGATGCGGCGATCAACCCGGGCAACAGCGGCGGCGCGCTCATTAACAGCGCGGGGCAAGTCATCGGCATCAACAGCATGAAAATCGCCGAAACAGGCGTCGAAGGGCTCGGCTTTGCCATCCCGAGCGAAAACGTCAAGCCGATCGTCGAACAGCTGATGAAAGACGGGAAAGTCAAACGCCCGTATCTTGGCGTCCAGCTCGTCGATGTCGCGGATTTGTCCGATGATGTGCGCGCCGATGAGCTGAAATTGCCGTCCAACGTAACATATGGTGCGGCCATCACCTCGGTTGAACCGTTCTCGCCGGCGGCCGACGCGGGCTTGAAATCGAAAGACGTCATCACGGCGATCAACGGCCAGAAAATCGACAGCGTCAGCGCCTTGCGCAAATATTTGTACACGAAAACAGCGGTCGGCGATCGCATCAAACTGACAATTTATCGTGATGGGTTTGAGACAACCGTATCTGTCACGCTCAAGGCGAGAGAAAACAGCCAGTCGTAA
- a CDS encoding PepSY domain-containing protein, which produces MRKMRNLHLWIGLISSVFLLVEAVTGLFLSEPWLIGQAERGEMHRAMQAGGAFGVEQASGAGSSTAPIVPRAEERGTSLGTFIRQLHEGRIGSLDIRWAVDLAAVAMIVLTATGICLSIRTLAAGRKRKQKRTTVAPETI; this is translated from the coding sequence ATGAGGAAAATGAGAAATTTGCATCTTTGGATTGGATTGATCAGTTCCGTCTTTTTGCTCGTTGAAGCTGTGACAGGCCTGTTTCTATCCGAGCCGTGGCTCATCGGCCAGGCCGAACGCGGCGAAATGCATCGTGCCATGCAAGCAGGCGGCGCGTTCGGAGTGGAACAAGCGTCTGGCGCAGGCTCGTCCACTGCCCCGATCGTTCCGCGCGCTGAAGAAAGAGGAACGTCGCTTGGAACGTTCATCCGCCAGCTGCATGAAGGGCGCATTGGCTCGCTCGACATTCGTTGGGCGGTTGATCTCGCCGCGGTGGCGATGATCGTCTTAACGGCGACGGGCATTTGCTTGTCAATTCGCACGCTCGCCGCGGGACGCAAGCGGAAACAAAAGCGGACGACTGTTGCGCCGGAGACAATCTAA
- a CDS encoding response regulator transcription factor produces the protein MKVLLAEDDLHLGELIVHLLKKKGIDHIDWVQEGEDAYDYAMAEFYDVVVLDWMLPNGDGVEICRRLRQNGYTGAILMLTAKDAVQDRVTGLESGADDYLVKPFEIDELVARLKALARRTFVPLQEETVTFHGFTLNRTSHTLHRGDEEIFLTPREFQLLDLLVQNQGHVVPRETILDRVWGWDADVSMKTIDATIKLLRKKLKDDVIQTVRGVGYKIDQTME, from the coding sequence ATGAAAGTGTTGCTGGCGGAAGACGATCTCCATTTAGGGGAACTGATCGTTCATTTGTTGAAGAAAAAAGGCATTGACCATATCGATTGGGTGCAGGAAGGGGAAGACGCGTACGACTACGCGATGGCGGAATTTTACGATGTCGTCGTGCTCGATTGGATGCTGCCGAACGGCGATGGGGTGGAGATTTGCCGCCGCTTGCGGCAAAACGGCTACACAGGCGCCATTTTGATGTTGACCGCGAAAGACGCGGTGCAAGACCGCGTCACCGGGCTTGAATCCGGAGCGGATGACTATTTGGTCAAGCCGTTTGAAATCGATGAGCTTGTCGCTCGCTTAAAAGCGCTCGCCCGGCGCACGTTCGTCCCGCTCCAAGAGGAAACCGTGACGTTTCACGGCTTCACATTGAACCGGACAAGCCATACGCTGCATCGCGGTGACGAGGAAATTTTCCTCACCCCGCGCGAGTTTCAGCTCCTTGATCTTCTCGTCCAAAATCAAGGCCACGTCGTACCGCGCGAGACGATATTGGACCGCGTCTGGGGCTGGGACGCCGACGTCTCAATGAAAACGATCGACGCGACGATCAAATTGCTCCGTAAAAAATTGAAGGACGACGTCATCCAAACGGTGCGCGGGGTGGGATATAAAATTGATCAAACAATGGAATGA
- a CDS encoding sensor histidine kinase encodes MIKQWNEWRNWLRRLGSADLFRRTHWRLTALYSGIFTLFLALFIVIAAALFYWITTSDQERRIVRLAEQEANTMEQFLLKQSDFDLFDDESLVLLSEDQLFFYVIAPNGDLLAGDEVHPRLRPYFLHALSRLNMNARAPVYLTVSLPEHMPGLARDAARDWRVLAAARPLVIHGNVVGILYIGMDVTSFFGVFHWLLIVLIGLAVLFLAVGVALSYFMSKRALVPIEEAYERQRQFVADASHELRTPLSVVFSSVEALTMEEDVMKNEFARRLLDRLREELKRITKLMNDLLTLARADARHAALELAKQTFDFRPHAERTFQLVAELAAKKQLTMHFHAPEQAVVTADPDKLTQLLYILLDNAIKYTPEGGEVTLSIRTEPKQFILSVKDTGIGIPPEDIGRIFDRFYRVDKARSRQQGGHGLGLSIAKWIVDAHGGTIHVHSQLGQGTEFIVRLPA; translated from the coding sequence TTGATCAAACAATGGAATGAATGGCGCAACTGGCTGCGCCGTTTAGGAAGCGCGGACTTGTTCCGCCGCACCCATTGGCGGCTGACGGCGCTTTACAGCGGCATCTTTACTTTATTTCTCGCTTTGTTTATCGTCATCGCCGCCGCTTTGTTTTATTGGATCACGACATCCGATCAAGAGCGGCGCATCGTTCGCCTCGCTGAACAAGAGGCCAACACGATGGAACAGTTTTTGTTAAAGCAAAGCGATTTTGACTTGTTCGATGACGAAAGTCTCGTATTGCTCAGCGAAGACCAACTCTTTTTTTACGTAATCGCTCCTAATGGCGATCTGCTTGCCGGGGATGAAGTCCACCCGCGCCTGCGCCCGTACTTTTTGCACGCCTTGTCTCGTCTAAATATGAACGCACGTGCTCCAGTCTATTTGACCGTATCATTACCCGAGCATATGCCGGGCCTGGCCCGCGACGCCGCCCGTGACTGGCGGGTGCTCGCCGCCGCCCGTCCGCTCGTCATTCATGGCAATGTCGTCGGCATCTTGTATATCGGGATGGATGTGACCTCGTTTTTCGGGGTGTTCCATTGGCTGCTTATTGTGCTGATCGGTCTTGCCGTTCTCTTTCTCGCCGTCGGCGTGGCGCTCAGTTACTTCATGTCGAAGCGGGCGCTCGTGCCGATTGAAGAAGCGTACGAGCGGCAGCGCCAGTTTGTCGCCGACGCCTCCCATGAATTGCGCACACCGCTGAGCGTCGTCTTTTCATCTGTTGAGGCGCTCACAATGGAAGAAGACGTGATGAAAAACGAGTTTGCCCGCCGTCTGCTTGACCGCCTTCGCGAGGAGTTGAAGCGGATCACAAAGCTGATGAACGATCTCTTGACGCTCGCCCGCGCCGATGCGAGACACGCCGCGTTGGAACTGGCGAAACAGACGTTTGACTTTCGCCCGCACGCCGAGCGCACGTTTCAGCTCGTGGCGGAACTGGCGGCGAAAAAACAGCTCACGATGCACTTTCACGCTCCGGAACAAGCGGTCGTGACGGCCGACCCGGATAAACTGACGCAGCTGCTGTACATTTTGCTTGATAACGCGATCAAATACACCCCAGAAGGCGGAGAAGTGACATTGTCGATCCGCACCGAGCCGAAGCAGTTCATCCTTTCCGTCAAAGACACCGGCATCGGCATCCCACCGGAAGACATCGGCCGCATTTTCGACCGCTTTTACCGCGTCGACAAAGCGCGCTCGCGCCAACAAGGCGGTCACGGCCTAGGGCTATCGATCGCCAAATGGATCGTTGATGCCCATGGCGGCACGATCCATGTCCACAGCCAGCTCGGGCAAGGGACGGAGTTTATCGTACGTCTGCCTGCCTGA
- a CDS encoding PspA/IM30 family protein, whose product MGIFRRIKTIVLAEVNEQIDQWEDPIAMTKQYLRELEQQLERGRQALAQQWVAERRYETLIAQAEATVEKRNRQAKLALERNEEAVAKLALRDKLLHEKKREAYKQQYNAIKAKTAEVARRLQELRERYDELAAKQLELTARVNAAQALKQIDTALASFSADEALRGFARMEERVIALEAEAAAARFGANVALSPVPFEEEVERELAKWKEAQATNA is encoded by the coding sequence ATGGGCATTTTTCGTCGGATCAAGACGATCGTTCTCGCTGAAGTGAATGAACAAATCGATCAATGGGAAGACCCGATCGCCATGACAAAACAATATTTGCGTGAACTCGAGCAGCAGCTCGAACGAGGGCGCCAAGCGCTCGCCCAGCAATGGGTCGCTGAGCGGCGCTATGAGACACTGATCGCCCAAGCGGAAGCGACGGTGGAAAAGCGGAACCGCCAAGCGAAACTGGCGCTCGAACGCAACGAAGAAGCGGTCGCCAAGTTGGCGCTGCGCGACAAGCTGCTGCACGAGAAAAAGCGGGAAGCCTATAAGCAACAATACAACGCGATCAAAGCGAAAACCGCTGAGGTGGCCCGCCGTCTTCAGGAGCTGCGCGAACGATATGACGAGCTCGCCGCCAAGCAGCTTGAGCTCACCGCTCGCGTCAACGCCGCCCAGGCGCTCAAGCAAATCGACACGGCGCTCGCTTCGTTTTCCGCTGATGAAGCGCTGCGCGGCTTCGCCCGCATGGAAGAGCGCGTCATCGCCTTAGAAGCCGAAGCGGCCGCCGCCCGTTTCGGAGCGAACGTTGCGTTGTCCCCTGTGCCGTTTGAGGAAGAAGTGGAACGTGAGCTGGCAAAATGGAAAGAAGCCCAAGCGACGAACGCGTAA